A section of the Malus sylvestris chromosome 17, drMalSylv7.2, whole genome shotgun sequence genome encodes:
- the LOC126609829 gene encoding multiprotein-bridging factor 1a-like: MSGGPISQDWEPVVIRKKAPNAAAKKDEKAVNAARRSGAEIETLKKATAGTNKAASSSTTLNTRKLDEETENLAHDRVPSELKKAIMQARTDKKLTQAQLAQIINEKPQVIQEYESGKAIPNQQVITKLERALGAKLRGKK; encoded by the exons ATGTCAGGAGGACCCATCTCGCAGGACTGGGAGCCCGTCGTCATCAGGAAGAAGGCACCCAACGCCGCCGCCAAGAAAGATGAGAAAGCAGTCAACGCCGCTCGCCGCTCCGGAGCTGAGATCGAAACCCTCAAGAAAG CTACTGCTGGGACAAATAAAGCTGCCTCCAGCAGCACTACTTTGAACACGAGGAAGCTTGATGAGGAAACAGAGAACCTTGCTC ATGACCGGGTGCCAAGTGAGCTGAAAAAAGCGATCATGCAAGCTCGAACTGATAAGAAGCTTACCCAGGCTCAACTTGCTCAG ATCATCAATGAGAAGCCTCAAGTGATCCAAGAGTATGAATCTGGGAAGGCGATCCCAAATCAGCAGGTGATCACCAAGTTGGAGAGAGCTCTCGGAGCGAAGCTGCGTGGAAAAAAGTAA
- the LOC126609824 gene encoding phospholipase A1-IIdelta-like, producing the protein MGNNNAKHTKTTSHTLPTTSMATYQTADHPAAAAWSELLGSNNWDCLLDPLDLNLRTLILRCGNFCQATYDAFNNDQNSKYCGSSRYGKHSFFDKVMLQDAANYQVSCFLYATAQVSVPEALLLKSKSRESWDRESNWIGYIAVTTDEVSKVIGRREIYVAWRGTIRNYEWINVMGAELESAEIILGSSHASLANGHQNHDDKDDEEDDEKVPKVMRGWLTMYISNDPKSPFTKTSARVQLVTKINELRNKYKDEKLSITITGHSLGASLSVLSAFDLAENGVSDIPIAVFVFGCPHIGNKALKRRIETHPNLKILHIKNTIDVIPHYPVHVMGYRKVGTELLIDTRKSPFLKESKNPSDWHNLEGILHVVAGWNGEEGEFDLRVKRSVALVNKSCDFLKEECHVPAVWWVEKNRGMVLDKSSGEWVLSPPSDEDLPAPEF; encoded by the coding sequence ATGGGCAACAATAATGCTAAACATACAAAAACCACAAGCCATACTCTCCCTACGACGTCCATGGCCACTTACCAAACAGCTGATCATCCAGCAGCTGCTGCATGGTCAGAGCTTCTAGGCTCAAACAACTGGGATTGCCTCTTGGACCCTCTAGACCTCAATCTCCGAACCCTCATCCTCCGCTGCGGCAACTTCTGCCAGGCCACCTACGACGCCTTCAACAACGACCAAAACTCCAAGTACTGCGGATCCAGCCGCTATGGCAAACACTCCTTCTTCGACAAGGTCATGCTCCAAGACGCCGCCAACTACCAAGTCTCTTGCTTCCTCTACGCCACCGCCCAAGTCAGCGTCCCCGAAGCCTTGCTTCTCAAATCCAAGTCCCGCGAGTCGTGGGATCGGGAGTCTAACTGGATCGGCTACATCGCCGTCACCACCGATGAAGTCAGCAAAGTCATCGGTCGACGTGAAATCTACGTCGCATGGCGCGGCACGATTAGAAACTACGAGTGGATTAATGTGATGGGAGCTGAGCTAGAGTCCGCGGAGATCATTTTAGGTTCTTCTCATGCCAGCCTAGCGAATGGTCATCAAAATCACGATGACAAGGATGACGAAGAAGATGACGAAAAAGTGCCGAAAGTCATGAGGGGTTGGCTTACAATGTACATTTCCAACGACCCGAAGTCCCCGTTTACGAAAACAAGCGCCAGAGTCCAACTTGTGACAAAAATAAACGAGCTGAGGAACAAGTACAAGGACGAGAAGCTGAGCATAACCATAACAGGACACAGTCTCGGTGCGAGTTTGTCGGTTTTGAGCGCTTTCGATTTGGCCGAAAATGGGGTATCCGATATCCCAATTGCGGTTTTTGTATTTGGTTGTCCACATATCGGAAACAAGGCACTGAAAAGACGGATTGAGACGCACCCGAATCTGAAGATACTGCATATTAAGAACACCATTGATGTCATTCCGCACTATCCGGTCCATGTAATGGGGTACCGGAAGGTCGGGACGGAGCTTTTGATTGATACGAGGAAGTCACCGTTCTTGAAGGAGTCGAAGAATCCGAGCGACTGGCATAACTTGGAGGGGATTCTGCATGTGGTGGCGGGGTGGAACGGGGAGGAAGGGGAGTTTGATCTGAGGGTGAAGAGGAGCGTGGCGTTGGTGAACAAGTCTTGTGATTTTCTCAAGGAGGAGTGTCATGTGCCGGCGGTGTGGTGGGTGGAGAAGAACAGAGGCATGGTGCTTGATAAGAGCAGCGGAGAGTGGGTGTTGTCTCCGCCGTCTGATGAGGATCTACCGGCCCCTGAGTTTTGa